Proteins from a single region of Argiope bruennichi chromosome 6, qqArgBrue1.1, whole genome shotgun sequence:
- the LOC129971680 gene encoding uncharacterized protein LOC129971680, whose amino-acid sequence MVQEDCFVDERDNKLKTLGVFKDQSGILRLKTKLTFRQDSEEFKTPAILPSDHEVVKRLIRYYHEKNAHAGTQILINILRERFWLLNARKTVRSLINKCTVCRRFSAKSVQVCTANPPNDRLREAAVFEICGIDFAGPVILKGNTKSWICLFTCAVYRTVHLELVESMSTESFLLALRRFISRRGRSKIIYCDNGTNFVGASNALRDLNWKQIIDDTSISPIQWKFNPPTASWWGGWWERLIGILKSLLRRVLGRASLTSEEMIIILCGCEAVINSRPLTYVTENVTLMPLSPSLFLQDIQTSGVPDLDDIGHRSLNKRVKYRQNLQKDLRKRFRSEYLGALIQKSNKIRSVKVSIDDVVLIESDKTKRLNWPLGKIKEIIPGQDGVTRLVRLKTANGELLRPTQRLYPLEVSNDDLIVENFSTKKLKTFKEYGSNNVCDVSFEPQFQKTRTGRTVKIPKRLDL is encoded by the coding sequence atggtTCAAGAGGATTGCTTTGTAGACGAgagagataataaattaaaaactttaggagTATTTAAGGATCAGAGTGGAATCCTCAGACTGAAAACGAAACTTACCTTTCGACAGGATTCAGAAGAGTTTAAAACTCCAGCTATTCTTCCGTCTGATCATGAGGTAGTCAAGAGATTAATACGATATTATCACGAGAAAAATGCACATGCTGGtacccaaattttaataaatattcttcgaGAGAGATTTTGGCTTCTTAATGCTCGAAAAACGGTGAGATCTCTGATTAATAAGTGCACCGTATGTAGAAGATTTTCTGCAAAAAGCGTGCAAGTTTGCACAGCAAACCCTCCAAACGACAGACTCCGAGAAGCGGCTGTATTTGAAATTTGTGGCATTGATTTTGCTGGTCCAGTGATCTTAAAAGGTAACACCAAATCCTGGATTTGCTTATTCACCTGCGCCGTATACAGGACAGTGCATCTAGAATTGGTTGAGTCCATGTCTACTGAGAGTTTTTTACTAGCCCTTAGAAGATTTATATCCCGCAGaggaagaagtaaaataatttactgtgACAACGGAACTAACTTTGTAGGAGCTTCAAATGCGCTACGAGATCTAAACTGGAAGCAGATTATTGATGATACATCTATATCACCAATTCAATGGAAGTTTAATCCACCAACTGCCTCATGGTGGGGAGGTTGGTGGGAGAGATTAATAGGTATTCTCAAGAGTTTACTGAGGCGAGTACTAGGAAGAGCTTCTTTAACTTCCGAAGAAATGATCATCATTCTCTGCGGCTGTGAAGCAGTGATCAACTCCCGTCCATTGACCTATGTTACTGAAAATGTTACTTTGATGCCTTTAAGTCCATCTCTATTTCTTCAAGACATTCAAACAAGTGGTGTTCCTGATCTTGATGATATTGGACACAGAAGTCTGAATAAACGAGTCAAATACAGACAAAACTTACAAAAGGATCTTCGAAAAAGATTTAGATCCGAATATCTAGGAGCacttattcaaaaatcgaataaGATAAGATCAGTGAAAGTGAGTATCGATGATGTTGTATTGATAGAAAGTGACAAAACCAAGCGACTGAATTGGCCACTgggaaaaataaaagagattattCCAGGTCAAGATGGAGTAACAAGACTTGTGAGACTTAAAACGGCAAATGGAGAATTACTAAGACCGACTCAGAGACTGTATCCACTAGAAGTCTCTAATGATGATCTTATTGTTGAGAACTTTTCAACTAAGAAgttgaaaacttttaaagagtATGGCTCTAACAATGTGTGTGATGTAAGCTTTGAGCCACAGTTTCAAAAGACTAGAACAGGTCGTACGGTCAAAATACCTAAAAGACTGGACTTGTga